A stretch of the Bordetella genomosp. 8 genome encodes the following:
- a CDS encoding SCO family protein, with the protein MPDDIAVPRRALLRVFAAAPIASLLAACGQDAPSFKGSDITGTHLGKNLSMVDQDGRPRTLADYAGKVMVVFFGYTQCPDVCPTALAELSQVMQALGDSAPRVQVIMVTVDPERDTPEVLKQYVQTFNPSFVGLTGTPEQVKQAASSFKVYYAKVPAKNGKDYSMDHSAAFYLLDAKGEARVLAGNGSDVDSLAHDIKALLT; encoded by the coding sequence ATGCCTGATGACATCGCCGTTCCGCGCCGCGCCCTGCTGCGGGTTTTTGCCGCCGCGCCCATCGCCAGCCTGCTGGCGGCCTGCGGCCAGGACGCGCCTTCGTTCAAGGGCAGCGACATCACCGGCACCCATCTGGGCAAGAACCTGTCCATGGTCGACCAGGACGGCCGCCCGCGCACCCTGGCCGACTATGCCGGCAAGGTGATGGTGGTTTTCTTCGGCTATACCCAGTGTCCGGACGTCTGCCCGACGGCGCTGGCCGAGCTGTCCCAGGTGATGCAGGCCCTGGGCGATTCGGCGCCGCGCGTCCAGGTCATCATGGTCACGGTGGACCCGGAGCGCGATACGCCCGAGGTGCTGAAACAGTACGTGCAGACCTTCAATCCGTCCTTCGTCGGCCTGACGGGCACGCCGGAACAGGTCAAGCAGGCCGCCTCGTCATTCAAGGTCTATTACGCCAAGGTGCCGGCCAAGAACGGCAAGGACTACAGCATGGACCATAGCGCGGCGTTCTATCTGCTCGACGCCAAGGGCGAAGCGCGCGTGCTGGCCGGGAACGGGTCGGACGTCGATTCCCTGGCGCACGACATCAAGGCCCTGCTGACCTGA
- a CDS encoding DUF3717 domain-containing protein — MDTVIPITRLEDAINYWRNRVPATGEESRLCAEASALATPYALMILAERRDILLAELDERARDAYAAWVAAAGKASP; from the coding sequence ATGGACACCGTCATTCCGATCACCCGGCTCGAAGATGCGATCAACTATTGGCGCAACCGCGTGCCCGCCACCGGCGAGGAATCGCGCCTGTGCGCCGAAGCGTCCGCGCTGGCCACGCCCTATGCATTGATGATATTGGCGGAACGCCGGGATATCCTGCTGGCGGAGCTCGACGAGCGCGCCCGGGACGCCTACGCCGCCTGGGTGGCGGCGGCCGGCAAGGCCAGCCCCTAG
- a CDS encoding glycine zipper 2TM domain-containing protein, with product MNAPAPLHGMAARRGLHPLVAIASVCVIALCAVATAAIMGWLPTPKAQQEGRDQTASVAQGPEDANLAPLPAGQGQPAAQAAASASGRAAAASTPQRVAQAPATQPPSSQQQAAAACPQCGVVVSINTVQVPAQNNGEPIVGTVAGGVVGGVVGNQFGGGHGRTALTVLGAVGGALAGREIERNIKQQQTVTRYQLVARTNDGRTHTFHSATPFQYSPGQAIRVENNQLLPG from the coding sequence ATGAATGCTCCAGCACCTTTACATGGCATGGCCGCGCGTCGCGGCCTGCATCCCCTGGTCGCCATCGCGTCCGTTTGCGTGATCGCGCTCTGCGCGGTGGCCACCGCCGCCATCATGGGCTGGCTGCCCACGCCCAAGGCCCAACAGGAAGGCCGGGACCAGACCGCCAGCGTGGCGCAGGGCCCGGAAGACGCCAACCTGGCGCCCTTGCCGGCCGGGCAGGGCCAGCCGGCCGCCCAGGCCGCGGCCTCGGCGTCCGGACGCGCAGCGGCGGCGAGTACGCCCCAGCGCGTGGCCCAGGCGCCGGCCACGCAGCCGCCGTCTTCGCAGCAGCAGGCGGCCGCGGCATGCCCGCAATGCGGCGTGGTGGTGTCGATCAATACCGTCCAGGTGCCGGCCCAGAACAATGGCGAGCCCATCGTCGGCACGGTCGCCGGGGGCGTCGTCGGGGGCGTGGTCGGCAACCAGTTTGGTGGTGGCCACGGCAGGACCGCGTTGACGGTGCTGGGCGCCGTGGGTGGCGCTTTGGCAGGCCGTGAAATCGAGCGTAATATCAAGCAGCAACAGACCGTGACACGGTATCAGCTGGTGGCGCGCACCAACGACGGCCGCACCCACACTTTCCACAGCGCGACGCCCTTCCAGTATTCGCCCGGGCAAGCGATCCGCGTGGAAAACAATCAGCTGCTGCCGGGTTGA
- a CDS encoding PhaM family polyhydroxyalkanoate granule multifunctional regulatory protein — protein sequence MTDHSGNPFVLPGMGQGAADASSNPLLASMEMMRQAWAGLTGPGGLAQVMPMTPPMNLQDLERRIAELRTVESWLRMNLSMLSSTIQGLEVQRSTIATLRSFVDNLGAHGQDAGGGDGPSPLEIVLGLKPAPASAGGAGPQAWSGDAVGKKAARAAAEVPAHERDADAGTAGASTDSSTDPSTGASTGASTGASAGPAQSVNQAAQSASEAWWGMLQQQFNQLAAATAASMPGAMPGASTPGVAKAASPRQGAAGAKPQAGGAPAAARRAAGKTAQPRRSAPRKTAAKKNKIQSDPDQS from the coding sequence ATGACAGATCACAGCGGCAATCCCTTCGTTCTGCCCGGCATGGGTCAAGGCGCGGCCGACGCGTCCAGCAATCCGCTGCTGGCCAGCATGGAAATGATGCGGCAAGCCTGGGCCGGATTGACCGGCCCGGGCGGGCTGGCCCAGGTCATGCCCATGACCCCGCCCATGAATCTGCAGGACCTGGAGCGGCGCATCGCCGAACTGCGCACCGTCGAGAGCTGGCTGCGCATGAATCTTTCGATGTTGAGCAGCACCATCCAAGGCCTGGAGGTGCAGCGATCCACGATCGCCACCTTGCGTTCCTTCGTCGACAACCTGGGCGCGCACGGCCAGGATGCGGGTGGGGGCGATGGCCCTTCGCCGCTGGAGATTGTCCTGGGGCTGAAGCCGGCGCCCGCATCCGCGGGCGGCGCTGGCCCGCAGGCCTGGTCCGGTGATGCCGTGGGAAAAAAGGCCGCCCGTGCGGCGGCCGAGGTTCCCGCGCATGAGCGCGACGCGGACGCGGGGACAGCTGGAGCATCGACGGATTCGTCGACGGATCCGTCTACCGGCGCATCGACAGGCGCATCGACAGGTGCATCGGCCGGTCCGGCACAGTCGGTCAACCAGGCGGCGCAATCGGCGTCGGAAGCCTGGTGGGGCATGCTGCAGCAGCAGTTCAACCAACTGGCCGCCGCGACCGCCGCGAGCATGCCCGGCGCGATGCCGGGGGCGTCCACGCCGGGTGTCGCCAAAGCCGCTTCCCCCCGTCAAGGCGCGGCCGGCGCGAAACCGCAGGCGGGCGGCGCCCCGGCCGCGGCTCGCCGCGCCGCCGGCAAGACCGCGCAGCCCCGCCGTTCCGCGCCCCGTAAAACGGCGGCCAAAAAAAACAAAATACAATCGGATCCAGACCAATCGTAG
- the glmU gene encoding bifunctional UDP-N-acetylglucosamine diphosphorylase/glucosamine-1-phosphate N-acetyltransferase GlmU codes for MLNVVILAAGLGKRMQSDLPKVLHTLAGRPMLRHVVDSARALNPARIVVVVGHGADRVQAAFKDQPDLSFALQQPQHGTGHAVAQAVPQLGEGDADDATLVLYGDVPLVQPDTLRRLLAARGNGMAVLTETLSDPTGYGRIVRDDKGDIRRIVEHKDASDAERAIAEVNTGILAAPTARLKDWLTRIDNRNAQGEYYLTDVVGLAVQDGVAVGSAQPAAHWETLGVNSRVQQAELERTWQAEQARRLLEAGASIADPARFDLRGAMRIGRDVFIDVGCVFEGDIQLGDGVRVGPHCVLRDVEVGAGTIVEAYSHLQDATIGQDARIGPYARLRPGTSLADRAHIGNFVEVKNSKVGEDSKANHLAYIGDADVGARVNVGAGAITCNYDGANKHRTVIEDDAFIGSDTQLVAPVRVGQGATLGAGTTLTRDAPAGKLTVSRARQATIEAWQRPVKKS; via the coding sequence ATGCTTAATGTCGTCATCCTCGCTGCCGGATTGGGCAAGCGCATGCAATCCGATCTGCCCAAGGTGCTGCACACGCTGGCCGGGCGGCCCATGCTGCGGCACGTCGTGGACAGCGCCCGCGCGCTGAATCCGGCGCGCATCGTGGTCGTGGTCGGACATGGCGCGGACCGTGTCCAGGCCGCGTTCAAGGACCAGCCGGATCTTTCCTTCGCGTTGCAGCAGCCGCAGCACGGCACCGGCCATGCGGTCGCGCAGGCCGTCCCGCAATTGGGCGAAGGCGATGCCGACGACGCCACGCTGGTGCTGTACGGCGACGTGCCGCTGGTGCAGCCCGACACGCTGCGGCGCCTGCTGGCGGCTCGCGGCAATGGCATGGCGGTGCTGACGGAAACCCTGTCCGATCCCACGGGTTACGGACGCATCGTGCGCGACGACAAAGGCGATATCCGCCGCATCGTCGAGCACAAGGACGCCTCGGACGCCGAGCGCGCCATTGCCGAGGTCAATACCGGCATCCTGGCCGCGCCGACCGCGCGCCTGAAAGACTGGTTGACGCGCATCGACAACCGCAATGCGCAGGGCGAGTACTACCTGACCGATGTGGTGGGCCTGGCGGTGCAGGACGGCGTCGCCGTCGGCAGCGCGCAGCCGGCCGCGCATTGGGAGACGCTGGGCGTCAACAGCCGCGTGCAGCAGGCGGAGCTGGAACGCACCTGGCAAGCCGAACAGGCGCGCCGCCTGCTCGAGGCCGGCGCATCCATCGCGGATCCCGCGCGCTTCGACCTGCGCGGCGCCATGCGGATCGGCCGCGACGTATTCATCGACGTCGGCTGCGTCTTCGAAGGCGATATCCAGCTGGGCGACGGTGTGCGCGTCGGCCCGCACTGCGTGCTGCGCGACGTTGAAGTGGGCGCCGGCACCATCGTCGAAGCCTATAGCCATCTGCAGGACGCGACCATAGGCCAGGACGCCCGCATCGGGCCTTATGCGCGCCTGCGGCCGGGGACGTCCCTGGCGGACCGCGCGCACATCGGCAACTTCGTGGAAGTGAAAAACAGCAAGGTCGGCGAGGACAGCAAGGCGAACCACCTGGCGTATATCGGCGATGCCGACGTGGGCGCGCGGGTCAACGTCGGCGCCGGCGCCATCACCTGCAATTACGATGGCGCGAACAAGCACCGCACCGTCATCGAGGACGATGCCTTCATCGGCTCCGATACCCAGCTGGTTGCGCCGGTGCGCGTCGGGCAGGGCGCCACGCTGGGCGCCGGCACAACGCTGACGCGCGATGCGCCGGCCGGCAAGCTGACGGTATCGCGCGCCCGGCAGGCCACTATCGAAGCCTGGCAACGCCCGGTCAAGAAATCGTGA
- a CDS encoding MFS transporter encodes MFEGLPTPRRYWAAGVVMLGMTLAVLDATIANVALPTISADLNIAPASAVWIVNAYSVSVVIMLLPLSALAERVGFRRMFGLGLALFTLASLGCAMASSLTTLIMARMFQGVGAASLMCMFGGLVRNIYPLAKLGRGISLNATLVAVMSVLGPTLGSLILSVADWPWIFAVNVPIGIFGLFLVRFLPDPPRNTAPFDVISALLCMVVLGVFITGVDNLHEDLVRGLGMVAISVLAGILLVRRASRQTAPLVPVDLLRIQPVAYAVAASGCTFAAQMSAYVSLPFYFQSVLGRPHLEVGMLLAAWPVGTAVVAPLAGRLSDRYSVAMLSGAGAGCMMLGLIWLAVLPHSASNPWIIAGMFMCGLGFGFFQTPNNRSMISSAPRTRSGAIGGVQATTRVFGQSFGTALVATAFGLFPSKGPLVAISLGALCAGMAVLVNTVRFSRVPAQQRKA; translated from the coding sequence GTGTTCGAAGGCCTGCCCACGCCGCGCCGCTACTGGGCGGCCGGCGTCGTCATGCTGGGCATGACGCTGGCCGTACTCGACGCCACCATCGCCAACGTCGCCTTGCCGACGATATCGGCGGACCTGAACATCGCGCCCGCCAGCGCCGTGTGGATCGTCAACGCCTACAGCGTGTCGGTGGTGATCATGCTGCTGCCCCTGTCGGCGCTGGCCGAACGGGTGGGGTTCCGGCGCATGTTCGGGCTGGGGCTGGCCCTGTTCACCCTGGCGTCGCTGGGGTGCGCGATGGCCAGTTCGCTCACGACGCTGATCATGGCGCGGATGTTCCAGGGCGTGGGCGCGGCATCGCTGATGTGCATGTTCGGCGGCCTGGTGCGCAATATCTATCCGCTGGCCAAGCTGGGCCGTGGCATCAGCCTGAACGCCACGCTGGTGGCGGTGATGTCGGTGCTGGGGCCGACGCTGGGATCCCTCATCTTGTCCGTGGCCGACTGGCCGTGGATCTTCGCGGTCAACGTGCCCATCGGGATTTTCGGCCTGTTCCTGGTCCGCTTCCTGCCGGACCCGCCGCGCAACACGGCGCCCTTCGACGTGATCAGCGCCCTGCTTTGCATGGTCGTGCTGGGCGTGTTCATCACCGGGGTCGACAACCTGCATGAGGATCTGGTCCGCGGACTGGGGATGGTGGCGATTTCGGTGCTGGCCGGCATCCTGCTGGTCCGGCGGGCCAGCCGCCAGACGGCGCCGCTGGTGCCGGTGGATCTGCTGCGCATCCAGCCGGTCGCCTACGCGGTGGCCGCCTCGGGCTGCACCTTCGCCGCGCAGATGAGCGCCTATGTGTCGCTGCCCTTCTATTTCCAGTCGGTGCTGGGACGGCCGCACCTGGAAGTCGGCATGCTGCTGGCCGCCTGGCCGGTGGGTACCGCGGTGGTCGCGCCGCTGGCGGGACGCCTGTCCGACCGTTACTCGGTGGCCATGCTGAGCGGCGCCGGCGCCGGGTGCATGATGCTGGGCCTGATCTGGCTGGCGGTGCTGCCGCACAGCGCGTCCAATCCCTGGATCATCGCTGGCATGTTCATGTGCGGCCTGGGCTTCGGTTTCTTCCAGACGCCCAACAACCGTTCGATGATTTCCTCGGCGCCCCGGACGCGCAGCGGCGCGATCGGCGGGGTGCAGGCGACCACGCGGGTGTTCGGGCAAAGCTTCGGCACCGCGCTCGTGGCGACCGCCTTCGGTCTTTTCCCCAGCAAGGGGCCGCTGGTGGCCATCAGCCTGGGCGCGCTATGCGCTGGCATGGCGGTGCTGGTCAATACGGTGCGTTTCTCGCGCGTGCCGGCGCAGCAACGCAAAGCCTAG
- a CDS encoding UDP-glucose dehydrogenase family protein: protein MKITVVGTGYVGLVSGACLAEMGNDVMCLDVDATKVERLKRNDIPIYEPGLEELVRRNAAGGRLHFTTDVAESVRHGDVQFIAVGTPPGEDGSADLQYVLEAARNIARHMSGRKIIVDKSTVPVGTADKVREAVAQVLAERGVDFPFSVASNPEFLKEGAAIQDFMSPDRVVVGADDEHTIGVMRRIYEPFQRTHDRLMVMDVRSAELTKYAANAMLATRISFMNEMANLAEILGADIEQVRRGIGADPRIGYQFLYPGAGYGGSCFPKDVQALERTAKQHGLQMRVIQAVEAANDAQKFRLSEKVTRRYGENLAGRTFALWGLAFKPNTDDMREAPSLTVIQELVQRGARIRAYDPVAMDEARKVVARMPGVQDKVEFVADMYQALDGADGLLLVTEWKAFRAPDFERILGLLKSPLILDGRNQYNAAELKAMGFDYEGIGRA, encoded by the coding sequence ATGAAGATCACCGTGGTGGGTACGGGATATGTCGGCCTGGTTTCCGGGGCGTGCCTGGCGGAAATGGGTAACGACGTCATGTGCCTGGACGTCGACGCCACGAAGGTCGAGCGCCTGAAGCGGAACGACATACCGATCTACGAGCCGGGCCTGGAAGAGCTCGTCCGCCGCAATGCGGCGGGCGGCCGCCTGCATTTCACCACTGACGTCGCCGAAAGCGTGCGCCATGGCGACGTCCAGTTCATCGCGGTGGGGACGCCGCCGGGCGAAGACGGCTCGGCCGACCTGCAATACGTGCTGGAAGCCGCGCGCAACATCGCCCGCCACATGAGCGGCCGCAAGATCATCGTCGACAAGTCCACCGTGCCGGTCGGCACCGCCGACAAGGTGCGCGAGGCCGTGGCGCAGGTGCTGGCGGAGCGCGGGGTCGATTTCCCCTTCAGCGTGGCCTCGAATCCCGAGTTCCTGAAGGAAGGCGCGGCGATCCAGGATTTCATGAGCCCGGACCGCGTGGTCGTGGGCGCCGACGACGAACACACCATCGGCGTGATGCGGCGTATCTACGAGCCGTTCCAGCGCACGCACGACCGGCTCATGGTCATGGACGTGCGCTCGGCCGAGCTGACCAAGTACGCCGCCAACGCCATGCTGGCCACCCGCATTTCGTTCATGAACGAAATGGCCAACCTGGCGGAGATCCTGGGCGCCGACATCGAGCAGGTCCGCCGCGGTATCGGCGCCGATCCGCGCATCGGCTACCAGTTCCTGTATCCGGGCGCCGGCTATGGCGGTTCGTGTTTTCCGAAGGATGTGCAGGCATTGGAGCGCACGGCGAAGCAGCACGGGCTGCAGATGCGCGTCATCCAGGCGGTGGAAGCCGCCAACGATGCGCAGAAGTTCCGCCTGTCCGAGAAAGTGACGCGGCGCTATGGCGAAAACCTGGCCGGCCGCACCTTCGCCCTCTGGGGGCTGGCCTTCAAGCCGAATACCGACGATATGCGCGAAGCGCCCAGCCTGACCGTGATCCAGGAGCTGGTGCAGCGCGGCGCGCGCATCCGCGCCTACGATCCTGTCGCCATGGACGAGGCGCGCAAGGTCGTCGCCCGCATGCCCGGCGTACAGGACAAGGTGGAGTTCGTGGCCGATATGTACCAGGCCCTGGACGGCGCCGACGGGCTGCTGCTGGTCACCGAATGGAAGGCATTCCGCGCGCCCGATTTCGAGCGCATCCTGGGCCTGCTGAAGTCGCCGCTGATCCTGGACGGCCGCAACCAGTACAACGCCGCCGAGCTCAAGGCCATGGGCTTCGACTACGAGGGCATCGGCCGCGCATGA
- a CDS encoding glycosyltransferase family 4 protein produces MKILQLNFEKGWRGGERQTLYCMMAFRDAGHEVELMARAGGPLAQRAAEQGFKVHGVKHVPGQIAFLATRGRRYDIIHAQTANTVTWAVLTKALHGRPVVFSRRTSFVVEPGQEWKTGGKWRRVDLLVAISDMAAAEPRRLGIEPVIIRSAVLPAPIDTDNLARLSSEFKLPGKKIIATSAALIHDKDPLTMIRAVGELAETRLDFIFVHFGAGGNNEAQARVLVAELGLQSVYLFAGFRKGVEDFYAAMDVFAMSSREEALGSSVFDAFLRRVPVVSTDAGGLKESLADGRGILCPVEDYRALAAGMGRLLDDAPLREQVVQRAYDYVRAEHDVRGMGDRYLAQFERLLRERGEARRIEAS; encoded by the coding sequence ATGAAGATCCTGCAGCTCAACTTCGAGAAGGGCTGGCGTGGCGGGGAAAGGCAAACCCTGTACTGCATGATGGCCTTTCGCGATGCGGGGCACGAGGTCGAGCTGATGGCGCGCGCCGGCGGTCCGCTGGCGCAGCGCGCTGCGGAGCAGGGCTTCAAGGTGCACGGCGTCAAGCACGTGCCCGGGCAGATTGCATTCCTGGCCACGCGCGGACGGCGCTACGACATCATCCACGCCCAGACCGCCAACACGGTCACCTGGGCGGTGCTGACCAAGGCGCTGCATGGCCGGCCGGTGGTTTTCTCGCGGCGCACGTCCTTCGTGGTCGAACCGGGACAGGAATGGAAGACCGGCGGCAAATGGCGCCGGGTGGACCTGCTGGTGGCCATCAGCGACATGGCGGCCGCCGAGCCGCGCCGCCTGGGCATCGAGCCCGTCATCATCCGCAGCGCGGTGTTGCCGGCACCCATCGATACCGACAACCTGGCCAGGCTGTCTTCCGAATTCAAGCTGCCCGGCAAGAAAATCATCGCGACGTCGGCCGCGCTGATCCACGACAAGGATCCGCTGACGATGATCCGCGCGGTTGGCGAACTGGCCGAGACGCGGCTGGATTTCATCTTCGTCCACTTCGGCGCCGGCGGAAATAACGAGGCGCAGGCGCGCGTGCTGGTGGCCGAGCTCGGATTGCAGTCCGTCTACCTGTTCGCGGGGTTCCGCAAGGGCGTGGAGGACTTCTACGCCGCCATGGACGTCTTCGCCATGAGTTCGCGCGAAGAAGCGCTGGGCAGCAGCGTGTTCGACGCCTTCCTGCGCCGCGTGCCGGTGGTGTCGACCGATGCCGGCGGCTTGAAGGAAAGCCTGGCGGACGGGCGCGGCATCCTCTGCCCGGTGGAGGACTATCGCGCCCTGGCGGCGGGCATGGGCCGTCTGCTGGACGATGCGCCATTGCGCGAGCAGGTCGTGCAACGGGCCTATGACTACGTGCGCGCGGAGCACGACGTGCGCGGCATGGGCGATCGTTACCTGGCCCAGTTCGAACGCCTGCTGCGCGAGCGCGGCGAGGCGCGGCGGATCGAGGCGTCCTGA
- a CDS encoding Lrp/AsnC family transcriptional regulator encodes MNTPDALPELDDLDRRILDQLQADAALTNQELAEKVHASPPTCLRRVRRLREQGIIEKQVVILDPARLGSSLTALVEVTLDVQAAERMDEFEARMRDEPAVLQCYRVSPGPDFLLIAQVRDMPAYHALAHRAFTAQANVRNVRTFFSVHRAKFDTRLVV; translated from the coding sequence ATGAACACGCCAGACGCACTACCCGAACTGGACGATCTGGATCGCCGGATCCTGGATCAGTTGCAAGCCGACGCCGCCCTGACCAACCAGGAGCTCGCCGAAAAAGTCCACGCGTCGCCGCCCACCTGCCTGCGACGCGTCCGCCGCCTGCGCGAGCAGGGCATCATCGAAAAGCAGGTCGTCATCCTGGATCCCGCCCGGCTGGGCAGCAGCCTGACGGCGCTGGTGGAGGTCACCCTGGACGTCCAGGCGGCCGAACGAATGGACGAATTCGAAGCCCGCATGCGCGACGAGCCGGCGGTGCTGCAGTGCTACCGCGTCTCGCCCGGGCCGGATTTTCTATTGATCGCGCAAGTCAGGGACATGCCGGCGTATCACGCGCTGGCGCACCGCGCATTCACCGCGCAGGCGAACGTACGCAACGTGCGGACGTTCTTCTCGGTCCATCGCGCGAAGTTCGACACGCGCCTGGTCGTATAG
- the glmS gene encoding glutamine--fructose-6-phosphate transaminase (isomerizing), translated as MCGIVGAVAQRDITPILVEGLRRLEYRGYDSCGVAVYADGELRRTRSTERVSELSEQIARNHLSGYTGISHTRWATHGAPATHNAHPHFSSFGKDAARIALVHNGIIENHDELRAELQAVGYVFESQTDTEVIAHLVNHLYAGDLFEAVQQAVRRLHGAYAIAVFCRDEPHRVVGARQGSPLVVGVGENENFLASDALALAGTTDRIIYLEDGDVVDLQLTRVWIVDDQGRPVERQVNTVQVHTGAAELGPYRHFMQKEIFEQPRAVGDTLQDIETITPELFGDGAYRVFKDTDSVLILACGTSYYAGLTAKYWIESLAKLPVAVEIASEYRYRDSVPNPRALVVTISQSGETADTLAALKHARSLGMENTLTICNVATSAMVRECKLNFITRAGVEIGVASTKAFTTQLTALFMLTLALAQTHGRLTDEEEAEHIKALRHLPVAIGSVLALEPQIIGWAARFATKENALFLGRGLHYPIALEGALKLKEISYIHAEAYPAGELKHGPLALVTEQMPVVTIAPNDALLEKLKSNMQEVRARGGELYVFADADSRITSGNGTHVIRMPEHYGKLSPILHTIPLQLLAYHTACARGTDVDKPRNLAKSVTVE; from the coding sequence ATGTGCGGAATCGTCGGCGCGGTCGCCCAACGCGACATCACCCCCATCCTGGTCGAGGGCCTGCGGCGCCTGGAGTACCGGGGCTATGACTCCTGCGGCGTGGCGGTCTACGCGGACGGCGAGCTGCGCCGCACACGCAGCACGGAACGCGTTTCCGAACTCAGCGAACAGATCGCCCGCAATCACCTGAGCGGCTACACGGGGATCTCGCACACCCGCTGGGCGACCCATGGCGCGCCGGCCACGCATAACGCCCACCCGCACTTTTCCAGCTTCGGCAAGGACGCCGCGCGTATCGCACTGGTCCACAACGGCATCATCGAAAACCATGACGAACTGCGCGCCGAGCTGCAGGCCGTCGGCTATGTCTTCGAAAGCCAGACCGACACCGAAGTCATCGCCCACCTGGTCAACCACCTGTATGCGGGCGACCTGTTCGAAGCCGTGCAGCAGGCCGTGCGCCGCCTGCATGGCGCCTACGCCATCGCCGTTTTCTGCCGCGACGAGCCGCACCGCGTCGTGGGCGCGCGCCAGGGCTCGCCTCTGGTGGTCGGCGTCGGCGAAAACGAGAACTTCCTGGCCTCCGACGCGCTGGCGCTGGCCGGCACCACCGATCGCATCATCTACCTGGAAGACGGCGACGTGGTGGACCTGCAATTGACGCGCGTATGGATCGTCGACGACCAGGGCCGGCCGGTCGAGCGCCAGGTGAATACCGTGCAGGTGCACACCGGCGCCGCGGAGCTGGGCCCCTACCGGCACTTCATGCAGAAGGAAATCTTCGAGCAGCCGCGCGCGGTGGGCGATACCTTGCAGGACATCGAGACCATCACGCCGGAGCTGTTCGGCGATGGCGCCTATCGCGTATTCAAGGACACGGATTCGGTATTGATCCTGGCGTGCGGCACGAGTTACTACGCGGGGCTGACCGCCAAGTACTGGATCGAATCCCTGGCCAAGCTGCCCGTGGCGGTGGAGATCGCCAGCGAGTACCGCTATCGCGACAGCGTGCCGAACCCGCGCGCGCTGGTGGTCACCATTTCGCAGTCGGGCGAGACCGCCGACACCCTGGCGGCGTTGAAGCACGCGCGCAGCCTGGGCATGGAAAACACGCTGACCATCTGCAACGTCGCCACCAGCGCGATGGTGCGCGAATGCAAGCTGAACTTCATCACGCGCGCCGGCGTCGAGATCGGCGTGGCGTCGACCAAGGCCTTCACCACGCAGCTGACCGCCTTGTTCATGCTGACGCTGGCCCTGGCGCAGACGCACGGCCGGCTGACGGATGAAGAGGAGGCCGAGCATATCAAGGCGCTGCGCCATCTGCCGGTGGCGATTGGCTCGGTGCTGGCGCTGGAGCCGCAGATCATCGGCTGGGCCGCGCGCTTCGCCACCAAGGAAAACGCGCTATTCCTGGGGCGGGGCCTGCACTATCCGATCGCCCTGGAAGGCGCCTTGAAGCTGAAGGAAATCAGCTACATCCATGCCGAAGCCTATCCCGCCGGCGAGCTGAAGCACGGCCCGCTGGCGCTGGTGACCGAGCAGATGCCCGTCGTCACCATCGCGCCCAACGACGCGCTGCTGGAGAAGCTGAAGTCCAATATGCAGGAGGTGCGTGCGCGCGGAGGTGAGCTGTACGTGTTCGCGGATGCGGATAGCCGGATTACCAGCGGCAACGGCACCCACGTCATTCGCATGCCGGAGCACTATGGCAAGCTGTCGCCTATCCTGCATACGATTCCGTTGCAGTTGCTGGCGTATCACACGGCCTGCGCGCGGGGGACGGATGTGGATAAGCCGAGGAATCTGGCGAAGAGTGTGACGGTGGAGTAG